In one Oryza glaberrima chromosome 2, OglaRS2, whole genome shotgun sequence genomic region, the following are encoded:
- the LOC127764776 gene encoding berberine bridge enzyme-like Cyn d 4, giving the protein MEPSRPRLPLLLLLLHFSLLASPCSARWRDGGGVGDLRESFLRCVARRSPATAGDPSRLVHAPGDASYPSLLDSTIQNLRFASPRTPRPALVLTPVTADEVRACVVCCRAHGLTVRARSGGHDYEGLSYRSLGRSPRFAVVDVAALRAVRVDAARGVARAEAGATLGELYYTVAEGSGGRLGFPAGICPTVCVGGHLSGGGFGPMMRKYGLAADNVVDAEVVDAEGRLLDRAAMGEGLFWAIRGGGGGSVGIVVSWTVNLVPVPAVVSAFTVHRLLLRRGGHDEQSLLRLLTKWQAVAHALPDNLFVKMSMEAKTINDGDDSTRHPLVTFKSLFLGNCSDMITQIDHHLPELGIKPTDCREMNWLQSMLYSYGYTNGQPAEVLLDRTLQPKDYYKIKLDYLTSPIPTPGLIELLTKIVEDEDGSIDIDPQGGEMSRIPESGTPYAHRSGYLYNLQYFVKWGGDKNVSYEDDHLSWVRGLHELMTPYVSKNPRAAYINYRDLDLGQNVEGNTSYEEARVWGEKYFRGNFRRLAMVKGEVDPDQLFWSEQSIPPLVVSTRDAGLVSDS; this is encoded by the coding sequence ATGGAGCCaagccgcccgcgcctccctcttctcctcctcctcctccacttctcGCTGCTCGCCTCGCCGTGTTCCGCGCGGtggcgagacggcggcggcgttggcgatCTGCGCGAGAGCTTCCTCCGGTGCGTCGcgcggcggtcgccggcgaccgccggCGACCCGTCGCGGCTCGTGCACGCGCCGGGCGACGCCTCCTACCCGTCGCTGCTCGACTCCACCATCCAGAACCTCCGCTTCGCCTCGCCGCGGACGCCCCGCCCGGCGCTGGTGCTCACGCCCGTGACCGCCGACGAGGTGCGCGCCTGCGTCGTCTGCTGCCGCGCCCACGGCCTCACCGTCCGCGCGCGCAGCGGCGGGCACGACTACGAGGGCCTCTCGTACCGCTCGCTCGGCCGGTCCCCGAGGTTCGCCGTCGTCGATGTCGCGGCGCTCCGGGCGGTGCGGGTGGACGCGGCGAGGGGCGTGGCGCGCGCCGAGGCGGGGGCCACGCTCGGGGAGCTCTACTACACGGTggcggaggggagcggcggGCGGCTCGGGTTCCCCGCCGGAATCTGCCCGACGGTCTGCGTCGGCGGGCACCTCAGCGGCGGCGGGTTCGGCCCGATGATGCGCAAGtacggcctcgccgccgacaaCGTGGTGGACGCGGAGGTGGTGGACGCCGAGGGGAGGCTCCTGGACAGGGCGGCCATGGGGGAGGGCCTCTTCTGGGCGatcaggggcggcggcggcggcagcgtcggcaTCGTCGTCTCCTGGACCGTCAACCTCGTCCCCGTCCCGGCCGTCGTCTCCGCCTTCACCGTCCACCGCCTCCTACTCCGGCGAGGTGGCCACGACGAGCAatctctcctccgcctcctcaccAAATGGCAAGCCGTGGCGCACGCTCTCCCCGACAACCTGTTCGTCAAAATGTCCATGGAGGCCAAGACCatcaacgacggcgacgactcaACTCGTCATCCATTGGTGACGTTCAAATCATTGTTTCTTGGCAATTGCAGCGACATGATCACCCAAATCGACCACCATTTGCCCGAACTCGGCATCAAACCAACCGATTGCAGGGAGATGAACTGGCTGCAATCCATGCTGTACTCCTACGGCTACACCAATGGCCAACCAGCAGAGGTGCTTCTTGACAGGACACTGCAACCCAAGGACTACTACAAGATCAAGCTCGACTACCTAACCTCACCAATTCCGACACCCGGCCTGATCGAATTGCTCACCAAGATCGTCGAAGACGAAGACGGCTCCATCGACATTGACCCACAAGGCGGCGAGATGAGCCGGATACCGGAATCCGGCACGCCGTACGCTCACCGGAGCGGATACCTCTACAACCTGCAATACTTTGTCAAGTGGGGAGGTGACAAGAATGTGTCCTATGAGGATGATCATCTGAGCTGGGTGAGGGGGTTGCATGAGCTGATGACACCCTATGTGAGCAAGAACCCCAGGGCTGCATACATCAACTACAGGGACCTGGATTTGGGGCAGAATGTGGAGGGAAACACAAGCTATGAGGAGGCCAGGGTGTGGGGGGAGAAGTACTTCAGGGGAAACTTCAGGAGGCTGGCAATGGTGAAGGGTGAGGTGGATCCTGATCAGCTGTTCTGGAGTGAGCAGAGCATCCCTCCTCTGGTTGTGAGCACAAGGGATGCTGGATTGGTTTCAGATAGCTGA